From one Lolium rigidum isolate FL_2022 chromosome 4, APGP_CSIRO_Lrig_0.1, whole genome shotgun sequence genomic stretch:
- the LOC124647394 gene encoding inositol-3-phosphate synthase 1-like codes for MLLEGFKVESPHVRYGAGEIESEYRYDTTEVATTPEGSWVVRPKSITYNFKNSTAVPKLGWVDEMVASNNILYNPGEHPDHVIVTRFYVPYVGDSKRAMDEYTSEIFMGGNNTIVLHNTCKDSLLAAPIILDLVLLAELSTRIQLKTRSQEKFHSFHPVATTLSYLSKAPLVPPAVVNALAKQRAMLENILRACVGLAPENNMMLEHKWHAKRIFSSQREEQR; via the exons ATGTTACTGGAGGGGTTCAAGGTGGAGAGCCCGCATGTGCGGTACGGCGCCGGCGAGATCGAGTCCGAGTACCGGTATGACACCACGGAGGTGGCGACGACGCCGGAGGGAAGCTGGGTGGTGCGTCCCAAGTCCATCACCTACAACTTCAAGAACAGCACCGCCGTCCCAAAGCTCGG TTGGGTCGATGAAATGGTTGCTAGCAACAATATCCTTTACAACCCAGGGGAGCACCCTGACCACGTCATCGTCACCAGGTTC TATGTGCCGTATGTCGGGGACAGCAAGAGGGCCATGGACGAGTACACCTCGGAGATTTTCATGGGTGGCAATAACACCATCGTGTTGCACAATACTTGCAAGGACTCACTTCTCGCTGCACCTATCATCCTTGATCTGGTGCTCTTGGCTGAGCTCAGCACTAGGATCCAACTGAAAACGCGGAGCCAA GAGAAGTTCCATTCTTTCCATCCAGTAGCCACCACCCTGAGCTATCTAAGCAAGGCTCCACTT GTTCCTCCAGCAGTGGTGAATGCACTGGCCAAGCAGAGAGCCATGCTCGAGAACATCCTTAGGGCTTGTGTTGGGCTGGCCCCTGAGAACAACATGATGCTTGAGCACAAATGGCATGCCAAGCGAATCTTCTCATCACAGCGGGAAGAACAAA GGTAG
- the LOC124650038 gene encoding probable protein phosphatase 2C 71, producing the protein MAELPLVGGLLDLRPCKLSPKLPPPPPLPMPARRSPSRSQAATAAIASPRRAVPELHSTTHLADGSIVFHFGHPPAEEPGPEEACPDRGRADASASSQPQLGVAGAILLDDPAPVDEPNPYMAAAGSEISLASSDAGPVEAPEQAISSIVGVEAEAGLAGGRAVAADEPGPANCGNEVELGVRARGTVEAGVTGPASLEGIEEAEADAAASSEGSTSQNFDTDVDTEYSGSSGDEQGATEFGVPIPAAGEVRNLVDLEKEISEGRISDRRVPVAKSSLVLMSGAAILPHPSKVGTGGEDAYFIAHNGWFGVADGVGQWSFEGINAGLYARELMDGCKKIIMDNEGEAELTPEQVLSKAANEASSPGSSTVLIAHFDGQFLHASNIGDSGFLVVRNGKVYTKSEPMVYGFNFPHQIEKGVDPLKLVQNYTIDLEEGDVIITATDGLFDNVYEQEAAAMISRSLQADLKPTDMAEHLAARAHEVGRSGAGRSPFSDAALAVGYLGFSGGKLDDTAVVVSIVRRSEV; encoded by the exons ATGGCGGAGCTGCCCCTGGTGGGGGGCTTGCTGGACCTGCGTCCCTGCAAGCTCTCCCCGAAGctcccaccaccgccgccgctacccATGCCGGCTCGCCGGAGCCCGTCCCGTTCCCAGGCCGCCACCGCGGCCATAGCATCGCCCCGCCGCGCCGTCCCCGAGCTCCACTCCACCACCC ACCTGGCGGACGGGAGCATCGTGTTCCACTTCGGGCACCCGCCCGCGGAAGAACCAGGGCCGGAGGAGGCCTGCCCTGACCGTGGGCGCGCAGATGCCTCGGCCTCGTCGCAGCCGCAGCTGGGCGTCGCCGGCGCAATATTATTGGACGACCCGGCGCCGGTCGACGAGCCAAATCCGTACATGGCAGCTGCGGGCAGTGAAATTTCGCTGGCCTCGTCGGACGCCGGACCGGTGGAGGCGCCCGAGCAGGCCATCAGTTCGATTGTCGGTGTTGAGGCAGAAGCAGGGTTGGCTGGCGGAAGGGCGGTTGCCGCGGACGAACCCGGGCCTGCGAATTGTGGCAATGAAGTTGAGCTCGGTGTGCGGGCTCGCGGTACCGTGGAGGCGGGCGTGACCGGGCCGGCCAGTTTGGAAGGCATCGAAGAGGCGGAGGCGGATGCGGCGGCTTCATCGGAAGGCTCTACCTCCCAGAATTTCGACACCGACGTGGATACGGAGTACAGCGGCTCCAGCGGCGACGAGCAAGGGGCGACGGAATTCGGAGTCCCCATCCCAGCAGCG GGTGAAGTTCGCAACCTTGTGGATTTGGAAAAAGAAATTTCAGAAGGGAGGATCTCTGATAG GAGGGTTCCCGTGGCTAAGTCATCGCTTGTGTTGATGTCAGGTGCTGCCATCTTGCCTCATCCTTCTAAG GTAGGAACAGGTGGAGAAGATGCTTATTTCATTGCACACAATGGTTGGTTTGGTGTGGCAGATGGAGTTGGTCAGTGGTCATTTGAAG GAATCAATGCAGGACTTTATGCAAGAGAGCTAATGGATGGCTGTAAAAAAATCATTATGGATAATGAAGGAGAAGCTGAGCTTACACCTGAGCAAGTTCTCTCCAAGGCTGCAAATGAAGCAAGTTCTCCTGGTTCTTCAACTGTCTTAATTGCTCACTTTGATGGCCAG TTCCTTCATGCATCAAATATTGGGGACTCTGGGTTTCTAGTGGTAAGAAATGGCAAAGTATACACAAAATCAGAACCGATGGTTTATGGTTTTAACTTCCCACATCAAATTGAGAAGGGGGTTGATCCCTTAAAGCTTGTACAG AATTATACAATTGATCTAGAGGAAGGTGATGTCATTATAACAGCAACAGATGGCCTTTTCGACAATGTCTATGAGCAAGAAGCAGCCGCCATGATCTCGAGATCTTTACAGGCAGATTTAAAACCGACA GACATGGCCGAGCACCTGGCTGCTAGGGCACATGAGGTAGGGAGGTCTGGAGCAGGGAGAAGCCCATTTTCAGATGCTGCCCTTGCAGTGGGTTACCTAGGTTTCAGTGGGGGGAAGTTGGATGACACAGCTGTTGTTGTGTCCATCGTCCGGAGATCGGAAGTTTAA